Genomic window (Streptomyces sp. SLBN-31):
GCAGCAGGGCGCTTCTGAGCAGTGGATACTAGTTTCCTCATCGTGGAACTTCAATGATTTGTTGATGTCGAGATTCTCCGGGTCGAGCAAAGGTGGCGCAGGGTGCCACCCCGCTCACTCAAGGTGGATCAGATCGGCCTCCGTGTCGATGTCGTACGGCCGTGCCACGTCCCCGCACTCGACGAGCGTGATCGCCTCCTGATGCGCCCGCAGGTAGGCGCGGGCCCCTCGGTCCCCGCCGGCGCTCTCGGCGATCCCGGCCCAGTGCGAGGCGCCGAGCAGGACCGGATGCCCGCGCACCCCGTCGTACGCGGCGGACACGAGCGAACCGTCGTCCTCCTGGGCGGCGAGTACCCGCCGCACCGCCTCCACGCCGATCCCCGGTTGGTCGACGAGGAGGACGAGGGCGGCCGAGGCGTCCGTCCCGGCGAGCGAATCCAGCCCGGCCCGCAGCGAGGACCCCATGCCCTCCTCCCACGCCGGGTTCTCCACGACCACGCACCCGCCCAGCTCCGCCCGCCGGCGCACGTCGTCGGCCCGCGCCCCGAGGACCACGTGGACGCGGGCGCAGCCGGCCGCGCGCAGCACGCCGACCGCGTACTCGACGAGCGGCCGACCGCGGTGTTCCAGCAGCGCCTTGGGCCGTCCGCCGAGCCGTCGGCCGCCCCCGGCGGCGAGGAGCAGCCCGGCCGCTTCGCGCTCTTTCTCCGTCATGCGTCCTGCATACCTGACGCACGGGCGAGTGCCCGGTTTCCAGGGGCTGAATTTCGGTCCGCACTGTGGCGCGCCCCGCACCGGGTGGCGTTTACTGACCCGCGTCCCCCGGCGCCCGACCAGGGCCACGGGACCGCTCGGCGGGAGCACCATCACACGACGGCGTACCAGGGCGTGCGAGGGGGGAGAGCTGTGTTGCGGAGCTTGGGGCAGAGACCGGTGACCGGCAGCGACGAGGATCCGATGGTGGCGGGACTGCGGTCCGCCGTGTCCAGGCTGCGCCGCGAACTCGCCGCGCATCCGGCGGAGTTCCCCGACCGCTGCATCGCCGAGGACGAACTGGCCGCCCTCGCGGCCATGACGATCGACGGCGCCCCGGAGATCCCCCGGCTGCGCCGCTCGTTGCTGCTGCTCGCCGGCGCCATCGGATCGGTCAGCGCACTCTCGCCCGGCCTGTCGGAGGTCCGCGACGCCGTGGAACTCTTCGGGGAGCCGCCCCGGCGGTGACGGGACGTCACGTCCCGTCCGCCGAGGACTTCTTGGTCCGGGTCAGCCGCCGGTGCTCGCCAGCGCCTGCGACAGCTCCACCGCCACCTGCTGCAGCACCGGCACGATGCGTTCCGTCGCCGCCTCCGTCACCCGGCCCGCCGGACCGGAGATGGAGATCGCGGCGGAGGTGGGGGAGTCGGGCACGGACACCGCGAGGCACCGCACCCCGACCTCCTGTTCGTTGTCGTCGATCGCGTACCCCTGGCGCCGTACGTCCTCCAGGGCCGCCAGGAAGCCCTCCGGCGTGGTGATCGTCCTGTCGGTCGCGGCCGGCATGCCGGTGCGGGCGAGCAGCGCGCGGACCTCCGCGTCCGGGGTGTTCGCCAGGAGGGCCTTGCCCACGCCCGTGGAGTGCGGCAGCACCCGGCGCCCGACCTCGGTGAACATGCGCATCGAGTGCTTGGAGGGCACCTGGGCGACGTAGACGATCTCGTCGCCGTCGAGCAGGGCCATGTTCGCCGTCTCGCCGGTCTCCTCGACCAGGCGGGCC
Coding sequences:
- a CDS encoding NTP transferase domain-containing protein, which produces MTEKEREAAGLLLAAGGGRRLGGRPKALLEHRGRPLVEYAVGVLRAAGCARVHVVLGARADDVRRRAELGGCVVVENPAWEEGMGSSLRAGLDSLAGTDASAALVLLVDQPGIGVEAVRRVLAAQEDDGSLVSAAYDGVRGHPVLLGASHWAGIAESAGGDRGARAYLRAHQEAITLVECGDVARPYDIDTEADLIHLE
- a CDS encoding DUF5955 family protein — its product is MTGSDEDPMVAGLRSAVSRLRRELAAHPAEFPDRCIAEDELAALAAMTIDGAPEIPRLRRSLLLLAGAIGSVSALSPGLSEVRDAVELFGEPPRR
- a CDS encoding IclR family transcriptional regulator, coding for MPTSSASTTDSAKSNGGGVQSLERAFDLLERMADAGGEVGLSELSASSGLPLPTIHRLMRTLVVCGYVRQQPNRRYALGPRLIRLGESASRLLGTWARPYLARLVEETGETANMALLDGDEIVYVAQVPSKHSMRMFTEVGRRVLPHSTGVGKALLANTPDAEVRALLARTGMPAATDRTITTPEGFLAALEDVRRQGYAIDDNEQEVGVRCLAVSVPDSPTSAAISISGPAGRVTEAATERIVPVLQQVAVELSQALASTGG